The DNA sequence TTGTGTGTTGCAATAAACCAGCTCCACAGTTCCATCCTTGGTAAGCTGTCGAAGAAAGTGAAAACGTACATCAATGTGTTTACTTCTCCCATGCATTACTGGGTTCTTCGAAAGCTTTATGGTTGAGCTATTGTCACAATACACTGTAGTACACCCTCTTTGTGCATGACCAAGCCTTTCAAAAATTCTGCGCATCCACACTCCTTGACAAGCACAGTAAGCAGCAGCAATGAACTCTGCTTCGGTGGTGGATAAAGTAACCACAGGttgctttttggaagaccatgaGACTGCTCCATCACTAAACATGAAAATATACCCTGATGTACTTTTTCGATCATCCACATCACCTGCATAATCACTATCAGTGAATGCCTCAAGTTTCTCTTCACCATTCCTTCTATATAGAACTCCCAAATTGATAGTGCCTTTAAGATACCTGAGCACCCTCTTAGCAGCTTGCATATGTAACTCAGTTGGACTTGACATAAACCTACTAATTAAGCTTACCACATACATGAGGTCAGGCCTAGTTGCGGTCAAGTACATGAGACTCCCCACTATTTGCTTGTACATGGTGGCATCTACCTTCACACCCCCTTCATCCTTCATTAATTTGATCCCAGGAACAATTGGATTCCTCACTGAGTTGGCTTTCTCCATTCCGAACCTTTCCAAAATCTCACTTGCATATTTCTTTTGGCAGATATAAATACCAGCTTCATTTTGAACAACTTCAACACCAAGAAAATAACGCATCATTCCAAGATCAGACATATCAAATTCGTCCTTCATCGACTTCTTGAATTCCTCAAACATATATTCATCATTGCCAGTAAATATaagatcatcaacatataaactAACAATGAGAATTTTACCTCCTTCACTCGACTTCACAAATAGAGTGTGCTCATGAGGACATCTTTCAAACCCTTCTTTGATGAAATATGCTTCAATACGACTGTACCATGCACGTGGAGCCTGCTTGAGTCCGTACAGGGCTTTATTTAGCTTGTATACCTTTAATTCATCTCCTTCCTTCACATAGCCTTGCGGTTGATCAATGAATACTGCCTCAGTAAGCTCCCCATGTAAAAACGCACTCTTGACATCTAGTTGATATACCTTCCAACCTTTTTGAGCAGCAAGAGCAATTACCATTCTAATGGTGTCCCATCTAGCCACTGGTGCAAAAACTTCAGTGTAGTCAATCCCATATTGTTGTGCATACCCTTTTGCCACAAGTCTGGCCTTACATTTTTCAACTTCACCATTTTCATTCAACTTAGTCTTAAAGATCCACTTCACCCCAATTGTTTTTGCTCCAGCCGGCAAGATTGTTAACTCCCAAGTATGATTCCTTTCAATTGCCTCAATCTCTTGATCCATTGCAGCCTTCCACTTAGCACTCTTGAAAGCTTCTTCAAATGTGGTTGGATCAGTGACAGAAGTAAACATGACAATGTTGTTTGTTTCTTCCTCTTCAGATAAACCTTCTCCGCTCACATAATCTTGCATCCATATAGGTTGCAATCTTGTCCTCCCTTCTTCtagaatttcttcttcttctgcatcaTCATTATTCACATTTTCTTCTTCACTTTGAGCAgactcattttcttcttcttcaccatcaCTCCAATCTAACACATCAAGCCTCTCCTCTTCAGCAGTCCTTCCCCAATCCCAACTTTCATCCTCTTCGAAAACCACATCTCTACTTACCACAATACGTTCAGATATAGGATCATAAAGCCTGTAAGCTTTTGATTCTTTGCTCACACCCAACAACACACACTTGTAGCTCTTATCATCCAGCTTCTTTCTCTTAGCCTCTGGAATGTGAACATGTGCAATGCAACCAAAAACCCTGAAATAGTGAACAGCTGGTTTGATCCCACTCCATGCCTCTTCAGGGGTCATATCCTTCACTGCCAAAGTAGGGCTCCTGTTGAGAATGTGGATTGACCAATTTACTGCTTCGGGCCAGAAtacttttggaacttgtttctCCGACAACATGCTCCGAACCATATTCATAATGGTTCGATTTTTCCTCTCGGCTACCCCGTTTTGTTGAGGGGTGTAGGCTGCAGTCAATTGCCTACTAATGCCATGTGTGCTACAGAAAGTGTTAAACTCTTGAGAGGTGAACTCTCCTCCTCTATCAGTTCGTAGACATTGAATATAATCTCCTGTTTCCTTCTCAACGAGGCACTTAAAACTCTTGAATGTTGTAAAAGCTTGGGACTTCTCATACAAGAAATACACCCAGGTTTTTCGACTATAATCATCTATAAAACTGATTAGGTACCTTTTTCTGCTATTTGACAATGGCTTGATAGGTCCGCATATATCTGAGTGTATGAGCTGAAGTCTGTGTGAGGCTCTCCACATGCTCTTCTTTGGAATTGATTCCCTGTGCTGCTTCCCTACCATACAATCTTTGCATAACTTGGATGACATCTTGAAGTCTGGTAAACCCTTCACCATCTTTCTGTATTGAAGACTTCTTAGCCCTTTGAAGCTTAGATGGCCATATCGACAATGCCACAAGTGAGTGTTGtcttcagacactgtttggaagCAAGCTGAGGCTTGAGGCAACATGTTTGCACGTATTACGAACATCCTGTTAGCTGACATCTTAGTTTGCATGATCAAACCTTTTCTTGGATGATAAATCTGGCACATTCCATTCCGAATTAGAATTGTAACTCCCTTTTCTTGCAATTGTCCAATGCTAAGCAAGTTATTCTTCAGCTCCGGGATGTAGTACACATCTGTGAATACTTGTGTGACTCCATTGGCTTGTAGTCTCACATTACCCTTCCCCATGACTGCCATTTTGGAATTGTTGCCTAGTTTTACAGACTGTCGAAATTGCTCATTTAGATCAGTGAACCATTGCTTGTTGCCACTCATGTGGTTGCTGCAGCCGGAATCGAGAAACCAAACCTCCTCCATCTTAGAATTGTTGAGCTCAACGTATGCCATAAGTAACATCTCCTCATTCTCATCGTGCTCTGCATAGTTTGCACCTTTCTCCCATTCAGGGAACTCATGCTGAAAATGCCCTAATTTGTGACATTTGTAACATTCAACCAATGCCTTATCAAACTGTTGTCTGccccttcctcttcctcttcctctaaagcctcctcttcctcttcctcttcctcttccaccaGTTCTGTCTTCATATGTGACATTCAATGCTTGTTCCTCTCCTCCATGGCTTCGCATTCTCTGCTCGTGTACAAGAAGGCTGCTCTGCAGTTCATTGATGGTCATTGTAGTCAGATTATTGGATTCTTCAATGGAGCACACCATATAATCAAACTTGGCAGTCATCGATCTCAGGATCTTCTCAACAATAACCAGCTCTATCATATTTTCACCGTGAGCCTTCATCTTATTTGCAATTGTGAGGGTACGAGCAAAGTATTCATCGACTATTTCTCCATCTTTCATTTGAAGCACCTCGAACTCCCTTCGAAGTGCTTGCAATTGAGCACGTTTCACCTTTGTAGAGCCCTGGTACTTCTGCCTCATTGAATCCCATATGTGCTTTGCTGTTTCTTTGTTGAGAATTGTCTCCATAATTGTTCTGTCAATGGCttgaaataaataatttttcacCTTCAAGTCTTTCAGCTTTGCATCTTCAATTTGCTTGCGTTGGCCCTCTGTAAGTTCAGCTCCTTCTGCTGCAGCAGGTATCCCATTCTCCACTAAACTCCAGTACTCTTTCGATCTCAGAAAGTTCTCCATGAGCATAGACCAGTGGTCATAATGCCCATCAAATCTTGGTATGGCAGGTTGCACAAAGTTGCTCTCAGCTGCCATGTTTCACTCACTCTCTATCTCTAAGAAAACTGCGGTTTCTTAGCTTTGAAACTCTCAGGCCCAGTaaagggctctgataccaaatttgTTGAAACTCAATATACTAAATGCAGACAACGTACTGCACTCTCACTCTATTCAAGGAAACCATAAGGTATGGCTTATAAAGCCTTACAAAGAAAACTGAAAAGCAAACAGCACTCTAGAAACATGGAGCATGAAACAAGGAAAAACAAACAGCACATGGAATGAAAAAGTTCAAACCCCCGCACTACCCTATTTAAGGGATTATTGACATAAAGCAATAACACAAAACATATTTTAATAACCTTGACAGCTCCAACAAGATGAATATCCCAAGAATGCCAAAAACAACGATCATCCACCCTAATCTTGCTCCATTAACAGAACTGGTAGAGGTAGTAGGGCTTGGGCTAGGACCTAGGAGCAAAGGAAGCTGGCATCACAGTTATGAACAGCTTCTGGGGTCCAACTTGACGGTGCTTAGAAACACCACAAATGTACCATTTTCTTCCTGTGGTTGCTAGGTTTATCACATCCTTTCCACTTGTTAATACCACAGTGCCTGCAGGAGCTGCACATTCTTGGAACCCAGTTCCATTCACTTTGAGAACATTGTGAACTCCTTCTGGGTAGTTAAAAACTGCATATACATAACGGCTCAAAgattaaaagaaagaagaaattatatatatcaaTCAAAAGTTATTACGACAAGAATTTGTAGAGCTTAGTACGTAATTTACATACCGTGGTTGTCACCGATAACGAAGAGCTTTCCCTGAGCCCAGGCTCGGTAATCAACATTAATGGTCCAACCTTTGTCATCGCCAACGATAAAATCTGTGGCCAAAATTGAAGGGGCAACAATTGCTAGAATGGCAAGGACAAAGCTGGGAAGAGGCCATTTTAAAAAGTTTTGATCAGTTGGGCTAAACGGCTAATTAGCTTCTCGATCTCTTTCTTTCTGTGAATTTGGTTTGTTTTGAGCTCGATCAGTGGTTATGGTTGTGAAAAATGAGTTCAATGCTTTACATTTTATAAGGGTTGTGGTTCGACTTAAGTCTAGAATTCACAGGGTGTGGTACTGCCAGGCAGGGCCGGCTCTGAACATGCAGGTGCATTGAGTGCGACCGAACATGCATGGCCCCAAATTGAGAGGCCCCCAACGTTTTTCTTTAAGGATTTATGTTTGCATGATTGAATATAAAAGACTTCGATTTAGGCATGAAACACTAACATTGATATGGAAATAGAGCCCcagattttatatttttatatctatttatataaataataacttaaaataaaaaatagggcCCCAAACACTAAATCCTTATCCTCTGCTCTTTGCattcacacactctctctctctctctgtgacaaTGTGCAGTTGGTCACGGTGACACCGACCATGGGTTGTTCGCTCCTGTACTTACCAAGACTTCCAACAATTATCTTCGATCAAGAACGTACTGAATAAATACAAATTAAATGCATGCATGCAATATTATAATTAGCTAGTTAGTTTGGTACGTACCTAACGCCATGGCTAGGGCCCTCAATTCTCATCGACCCTTCTCTATTCCCATCAATCTCTTCTatcctttttcattctctaaTTACTCTAAAAAACCCCACTTCAAGTCTTCATTCTTCAATTAGTGATTTAGAGGCAAAATGAAGCTCATCAGTAATCCCTACACCCTTGTCATGACTCAGGTATGATTAATTGATTTGTATCCACATATAAATTAATGTTTCTTTAGTATAGTTCTCCTAAtggtttgatttgtttttcaaattgcAAAAGCCTAGCAATTTTCTGGAAATTGAGAAATGTAAATCAAGGATTGAAGAGATCAAGGAGTGAGGAAACTCAAGAGTCGATCTCATGCTATACTTTGAGTCTTTGTTCTTCAAAGAATCAGGTTTCTCATAACACATTGATTTGCTTGGATTGTTTGGTGATGCTGTGTTTGAGACGGCTCGATCGTCTCAAACACAGCATTTTAATAAATCAAGGATTAGAGGGCCACATTTTAAACTTTCGCACAGGGCCTCCGAAAAGTTTGAGACAGTTCTGCCAATTAATAAGTTGACGTGCAAGCCATAACCTTCATACAAGCCTCAAAACTCC is a window from the Rosa chinensis cultivar Old Blush chromosome 2, RchiOBHm-V2, whole genome shotgun sequence genome containing:
- the LOC112184925 gene encoding blue copper protein 1b — protein: MNCKTKESLGILTGNCTEVNWKKSLEGKQEETWHKADNGHLIQRSTFLHLANCLRFHQQRQLLGNFITLGVEIAIRKLQDLVVTGNSALAGERSEQAVRFVLAILAIVAPSILATDFIVGDDKGWTINVDYRAWAQGKLFVIGDNHVFNYPEGVHNVLKVNGTGFQECAAPAGTVVLTSGKDVINLATTGRKWYICGVSKHRQVGPQKLFITVMPASFAPRS